In Halopelagius longus, a genomic segment contains:
- a CDS encoding D-2-hydroxyacid dehydrogenase: MTGNPDVVVLRQGTHGLPAEEYVSELRDRLPDHSVELARTPREERELIREARVVSSVEIEAELLEEAENLRLFAGIAAGYGHLPLDTFSDMNVAVTNASGVHAPNIAEQVLGYILTSTRRLREGWRREQRHEWRHYQAGELQGSTVTVVGLGAIGTAVVERLEGFGVDTIGVRYTPEKGGPTDEVLGFDADDFHDALARTDHLVVAAPLTDTTRGLVGEEEFETLPPHATVTNVGRGPILDTDALVAAIQNNRIASASLDVTDPEPLPPEHVLWEFENVTITPHNAGHSPAHWSRLADIVARNVETLDEGGVDELENLVLP, encoded by the coding sequence ATGACCGGAAATCCAGACGTGGTCGTCTTACGACAAGGAACGCACGGACTCCCCGCCGAAGAATACGTCAGCGAACTCCGCGACCGACTCCCGGACCACTCGGTCGAACTCGCGCGAACGCCGCGGGAGGAACGCGAACTGATTCGGGAGGCGCGGGTCGTTTCGAGCGTCGAAATCGAGGCGGAACTGTTAGAGGAGGCGGAGAACCTCCGGTTGTTCGCCGGTATCGCCGCCGGGTACGGCCACCTTCCGCTCGATACGTTCTCCGACATGAACGTCGCCGTTACGAACGCGTCGGGCGTTCACGCACCGAACATCGCAGAGCAGGTTCTCGGCTACATCCTCACCTCGACGCGCCGCCTCCGAGAGGGGTGGCGGCGCGAACAGCGTCACGAGTGGCGGCACTATCAGGCGGGCGAACTACAGGGGAGCACCGTCACCGTCGTCGGCCTCGGCGCCATCGGCACCGCCGTCGTCGAACGACTGGAGGGGTTCGGCGTCGACACAATCGGCGTCCGCTACACCCCGGAGAAAGGCGGGCCGACGGACGAAGTGCTCGGCTTCGACGCCGACGACTTCCACGACGCCCTCGCCCGAACGGACCACCTCGTCGTCGCCGCGCCCCTCACCGACACGACTCGGGGCCTCGTCGGCGAGGAGGAGTTCGAGACGCTCCCGCCGCACGCCACGGTCACCAACGTCGGTCGCGGACCGATACTCGACACCGACGCGTTGGTCGCGGCGATTCAGAACAACCGGATAGCGAGCGCGTCGCTGGACGTGACCGACCCCGAACCGCTTCCGCCGGAACACGTCCTCTGGGAGTTCGAGAACGTCACCATCACCCCCCACAACGCGGGCCACAGTCCCGCCCACTGGAGTCGCCTCGCCGACATCGTCGCCCG